The DNA window ACGTACCTTCGATCAAACGAGAAATGATGTAAATAGATTCAAAGTTGAACACGATTTGTGTACGGTTCCAAATGATGTTGATCATGGCTGGATTATCTGTTGGTAATAAACGAGATACTTCAGCCAATGTTTTTGTAGGAATGATAGCGCGCATTGGCGTAGTTGCTGGTTCATCGATGGTAATTTTCTTAACAGCCATGCGGTGTGTATCAGTAGCAACCATTGTTACTTCGTTTTCTTTGATTTCAAGAAGAGCACCTGTAAATACAGGACGATCTTCGTCAGTAGCAGCTGCGTAGTTTGTTAAATCGATGAGTTCTTTCATAGCAAAGCTATCGATGTTCACATGATCTTGGTCGTGAATTTGTTCAACTAAAGAGAAATCATCTGGATGCAATGTTACTAAGTTGAATTCGGAAGAGCCAGAAGTGATTGTTAAAGAATTACCATCCTCTGGTTTGTAAAGTTCGATGGTATCGCCTGGTAATTTGCGAATTAATTCTTGGAAGTAGCGGGAACCTACAACTAATGTACCAGGTTCTTTAATGTCGCCGTCGATTGTTAAACGAATACCTAGTTCAAAGTCATTACCTTGCAATTCTACTTGACCATTTTTTGTTGTCATATAGATAGCACCTGGTAAGTTGG is part of the Veillonella sp. genome and encodes:
- the dnaN gene encoding DNA polymerase III subunit beta, with amino-acid sequence MHITFPKANLQKAINVLQKVSQNKTSSNLPGAIYMTTKNGQVELQGNDFELGIRLTIDGDIKEPGTLVVGSRYFQELIRKLPGDTIELYKPEDGNSLTITSGSSEFNLVTLHPDDFSLVEQIHDQDHVNIDSFAMKELIDLTNYAAATDEDRPVFTGALLEIKENEVTMVATDTHRMAVKKITIDEPATTPMRAIIPTKTLAEVSRLLPTDNPAMINIIWNRTQIVFNFESIYIISRLIEGTYPEYEKVIPSQFDSSAVIDRREFAGAVDRVSLLAKDISYNVIRYDWAESNVTLSTQNTEIGMAKEDVAVEFKGTPFTISFNGRYISDILRHSTGDNIHLFLKQNGPVVIRQDNNPNYTYVVTPVRTNA